In the genome of Flavobacterium panacagri, one region contains:
- a CDS encoding YMGG-like glycine zipper-containing protein — protein sequence MKGLYILLAAIIFTSCQHQSKEDVNKAKQASIDSMKVEINKQRVIDSMKTEMAKIKEEQKVESQKVVVVQQPANGQTTTTTTTTKKKGWSATAKGAVIGAGVGAATGAIVSKKKGEGAIIGGLAGAALGTGTGAVIDSKNKKKE from the coding sequence ATGAAAGGCTTATATATTTTATTAGCAGCGATAATTTTTACTTCATGTCAGCATCAAAGTAAAGAAGATGTAAACAAAGCCAAACAAGCCAGTATTGATTCCATGAAAGTTGAAATTAACAAACAACGTGTTATCGATTCAATGAAGACTGAAATGGCGAAGATAAAAGAAGAGCAGAAAGTTGAATCTCAAAAAGTGGTTGTGGTACAACAGCCAGCAAATGGGCAAACTACAACTACCACAACGACGACTAAAAAGAAAGGATGGAGTGCAACTGCTAAAGGTGCTGTAATTGGTGCTGGAGTAGGAGCTGCAACCGGAGCAATTGTGAGTAAGAAAAAAGGCGAAGGTGCTATTATTGGTGGATTAGCCGGTGCTGCTTTAGGAACAGGAACAGGTGCTGTTATTGACAGTAAAAACAAAAAGAAAGAATAG